A window from Cryobacterium sp. PAMC25264 encodes these proteins:
- a CDS encoding 4-hydroxythreonine-4-phosphate dehydrogenase PdxA, translating into MTPSSPLTDRSMPVRVAITTGDPAGIGPELVARLLTELAADPSQYVSVYTTGPELDRGFDQAGAGADRAAVDGAEHITIVDNGAGFGNMPVAVASEEGGRWALHNLELALAAHERGDVDAIVFAPLNKSSLHQAGMHENDELRWFEKRLGVTGVVSELNAINGLWTSRVTSHVSHRDAPAQITAARVLGAASLLSAYLVGSGVPRPRIAVCALNPHGGEGGKFGREEIDEIRPGVALAREAGIDAVGPFPADTLFLRARDGDFDGVVTMYHDQGQIAMKMIGFDGGVTVEGGIGIAVCTPAHGTAFDRVGAGTASVTSTRNAYFLARSLAATATTLTA; encoded by the coding sequence ATGACGCCCAGCTCCCCTCTCACCGACCGTTCGATGCCCGTGCGCGTGGCCATCACGACCGGCGATCCCGCGGGGATCGGACCCGAGCTCGTTGCCCGGCTGCTGACCGAACTCGCGGCCGATCCGAGCCAGTATGTCTCCGTCTACACCACCGGACCCGAGCTTGACCGGGGCTTCGACCAGGCCGGTGCCGGTGCCGACCGTGCCGCCGTCGACGGAGCCGAGCACATCACCATTGTCGACAACGGTGCCGGCTTTGGGAACATGCCGGTGGCGGTGGCCTCTGAAGAGGGGGGCCGTTGGGCGCTGCACAACCTTGAACTCGCACTGGCGGCCCACGAACGTGGTGACGTGGATGCGATAGTTTTCGCGCCGCTGAACAAATCCTCACTGCACCAAGCCGGTATGCACGAGAACGACGAGCTGCGCTGGTTCGAGAAGCGCCTCGGCGTCACCGGAGTGGTGTCGGAGCTGAATGCGATCAACGGCCTCTGGACCTCCCGCGTGACCTCGCATGTTTCGCACCGGGATGCCCCGGCTCAGATCACAGCGGCCCGGGTGCTTGGGGCAGCGAGCCTGCTCAGCGCCTACCTCGTCGGATCCGGCGTGCCGCGCCCACGGATCGCCGTGTGCGCGCTCAACCCGCATGGCGGCGAAGGCGGTAAGTTCGGCCGCGAGGAGATCGACGAGATCAGGCCCGGCGTCGCTCTGGCCCGCGAGGCCGGCATCGACGCTGTGGGACCGTTCCCTGCCGACACCCTCTTTCTCCGCGCCCGCGACGGCGACTTCGACGGTGTCGTGACGATGTACCACGATCAGGGCCAGATTGCGATGAAGATGATCGGCTTCGATGGCGGCGTGACTGTAGAAGGTGGAATCGGCATTGCCGTCTGCACGCCGGCGCACGGAACCGCCTTCGACCGCGTCGGCGCGGGCACTGCATCCGTCACCTCCACCCGCAACGCCTACTTCCTCGCCCGCTCGCTGGCTGCCACGGCGACCACGCTCACCGCCTGA
- a CDS encoding four-carbon acid sugar kinase family protein, with amino-acid sequence MAGLGLEAALAAAPRSRSVDQEELRRAAEAGPTIVVLDDDPTGTQTVTDLPILTRWEAGDLHWAFEQPGTGFCVLTNSRSLSAPDARALNASVLESVHTAAAGRPYAVISRGDSTLRGHHIDEIDEACGTLARVGWGSVDVVVVVPAFPDARRVTVDSMHWIFDGGAWLPAGESSFAADATFGYTSSDLREFTEERSHGTRPAHDVDQITLAKVRGDPLELVELIVRVSGGRHVVIDAADENDLRGIALAAMRAEARGRRLLYRSSPGLLRPRLAQERQAPLTSAAVAAAVARARPATRHGLVVVGSHVPLSSRQLAHLVANDAHVHQVVIDVPALVRGSDPAAVLGEMVQSAVEALADGDVVISTSRERVDGADGADSLRIARAVSEALVTITREVLRRARPAFLIGKGGITSSDLATAAVGLRRATILGSLLPGMVSVWQSGDAGLDGVAATPYAVFPGNVGGDDALTQAIAAFRAGANSIG; translated from the coding sequence ATGGCGGGCCTCGGCCTGGAAGCCGCGCTTGCCGCCGCGCCACGATCACGGTCCGTCGACCAAGAAGAGTTGCGCCGCGCCGCGGAGGCGGGCCCCACGATCGTGGTGCTCGACGACGACCCGACGGGCACGCAAACCGTCACGGACCTCCCGATCCTTACTCGCTGGGAGGCAGGTGACCTCCACTGGGCGTTCGAGCAGCCCGGCACCGGCTTTTGTGTGCTCACCAACTCGCGCAGCCTCTCGGCACCCGACGCGCGGGCTCTCAATGCGAGCGTGCTCGAGTCCGTGCACACCGCGGCCGCCGGCCGGCCGTACGCCGTCATCAGCCGCGGTGACTCGACCCTGCGGGGTCACCACATCGACGAAATCGACGAAGCCTGTGGCACGTTGGCCCGCGTGGGCTGGGGCAGCGTTGACGTGGTCGTGGTCGTGCCGGCCTTTCCGGATGCCCGCCGGGTGACGGTCGACTCCATGCACTGGATCTTCGATGGCGGCGCCTGGCTCCCGGCAGGCGAGTCCAGCTTCGCCGCGGACGCGACGTTCGGGTACACCTCGAGCGACCTGCGCGAGTTCACCGAGGAACGGTCGCACGGTACCCGGCCGGCGCACGACGTCGACCAGATCACCCTGGCCAAGGTGCGCGGGGACCCGCTCGAGCTGGTCGAATTGATCGTTCGGGTGAGCGGCGGCCGGCACGTTGTCATCGACGCCGCTGACGAGAACGACCTGCGCGGAATCGCCCTCGCCGCGATGCGAGCCGAGGCGCGCGGGCGGCGGCTGCTCTACAGGTCCAGTCCCGGACTGCTCCGTCCCCGGCTGGCCCAGGAGCGGCAGGCGCCGCTCACGTCGGCCGCGGTGGCAGCCGCCGTCGCCCGGGCGCGCCCCGCCACTAGGCACGGCCTGGTCGTGGTGGGCTCTCACGTGCCGCTGAGCAGCCGCCAGCTGGCACATCTCGTAGCCAACGACGCGCACGTGCACCAGGTCGTCATTGACGTTCCGGCCCTGGTGCGGGGCTCAGACCCCGCCGCCGTTCTGGGTGAAATGGTGCAGAGCGCCGTGGAGGCCCTCGCCGATGGCGACGTCGTGATCTCCACCTCGCGGGAACGGGTGGACGGCGCCGACGGCGCCGACAGCCTCCGCATCGCGCGGGCCGTCTCCGAGGCGCTGGTGACAATCACCCGGGAGGTGCTCAGACGGGCCCGGCCGGCATTCCTCATCGGCAAGGGCGGCATCACCTCCAGCGATCTCGCCACCGCCGCCGTGGGACTGCGTCGGGCCACCATTCTGGGCTCGCTCCTGCCCGGCATGGTCTCGGTCTGGCAGTCCGGTGACGCCGGCCTTGACGGCGTCGCGGCCACGCCATACGCCGTCTTCCCCGGCAATGTGGGCGGCGATGACGCGCTCACTCAGGCGATCGCGGCCTTTCGCGCCGGGGCGAATTCAATCGGGTAG
- a CDS encoding ROK family transcriptional regulator — MAIESARSAAREVVKNGPLSRSEVARRLNLSPASLTRLAKPLVDSGLLVEGEPQADPVHGRIARPLDVSGELRFLGVKVNVDALYAVVTNARAEIVARASSPLASTTPDAVTDGIVAISQSLLGDVCRSERIGVALGGHSLDGRMVNVSRSLDWHDVALTEAVAARTDLRTVVENDVLALTQAQLWFGMGRGHSDFALITVGVGVGCSLVIHDSVVRREHPNAPTVGHFVIDRTGPICADGHRGCAMAYLSSGSICQSVSIGLGRVVTYDEVLALAASGDPVAARVVQESATALGRLISSVSMLTGIQDVLLSGEGIGLATTAPDSVAAGIDSDRPGWALPIATRIEPMDFYEWARGGAVVAIQDYLDTYPIEFAPARKAAIA, encoded by the coding sequence ATGGCCATCGAGTCAGCCAGATCTGCCGCCAGGGAAGTGGTCAAGAACGGCCCGCTGTCGCGCAGCGAGGTGGCCCGCCGGCTGAACCTCTCCCCTGCCAGCCTCACGCGGCTGGCCAAACCGCTTGTGGACTCTGGCCTGCTCGTTGAGGGCGAACCGCAGGCCGACCCTGTGCACGGTCGCATCGCGCGGCCGCTGGACGTGTCGGGAGAGCTTCGTTTTCTCGGGGTCAAGGTGAATGTCGACGCCCTCTACGCGGTGGTCACCAACGCCCGCGCCGAGATCGTGGCGCGCGCGAGTAGCCCGTTGGCGTCGACGACACCCGATGCGGTGACCGACGGCATCGTGGCGATATCCCAGTCGCTGTTGGGAGATGTCTGTCGCTCAGAACGTATCGGCGTCGCGCTCGGTGGGCACTCTCTCGACGGCAGGATGGTGAATGTCTCCCGGTCGCTCGACTGGCACGATGTCGCCCTGACCGAGGCCGTAGCGGCGCGCACCGACCTCCGTACGGTGGTTGAGAACGACGTGCTCGCACTCACCCAGGCACAGCTCTGGTTCGGCATGGGCCGGGGACACAGCGACTTCGCCCTCATCACTGTCGGCGTGGGAGTGGGCTGCTCGCTCGTCATCCACGACAGCGTGGTACGCCGCGAGCACCCGAATGCTCCCACGGTGGGGCACTTCGTGATCGACCGCACCGGCCCCATTTGCGCCGACGGCCACCGGGGCTGCGCGATGGCTTACCTCTCGTCCGGCAGCATCTGCCAGTCCGTGTCGATCGGTCTGGGCAGGGTCGTGACCTACGACGAGGTGCTCGCGCTCGCGGCGAGCGGCGATCCCGTGGCCGCCCGGGTGGTGCAGGAGTCGGCGACGGCATTGGGCCGGCTGATCTCGTCGGTGTCGATGCTCACCGGAATCCAGGACGTGTTGCTTTCCGGCGAGGGCATCGGGCTGGCTACAACGGCCCCCGACTCCGTCGCCGCGGGTATCGACAGCGACCGCCCGGGCTGGGCGTTACCGATCGCAACGCGCATTGAGCCGATGGACTTCTACGAGTGGGCCAGAGGCGGCGCCGTCGTCGCGATTCAGGACTACCTCGACACCTACCCGATTGAATTCGCCCCGGCGCGAAAGGCCGCGATCGCCTGA
- a CDS encoding alpha-galactosidase — protein MLSETPRLFHLLAGGVSVVIDAGGFGVPQIVHWGAPLDGDTAAALEQLATAARPQIVSNSIDVHVPLGVLPEQAAGWAGTPGISGHRDGAHFTPLLALTAASVGGSPDARFADRRFVADLADVDAGLEVVLVIELSESGVLRSRATVTGTGAGVYTLDGLQLALPVPLHAQEILDFTGRHVRESSPQRHAFTFGSHVNEGRRGRTGHDASLLYAVGSTGFGFQTGEVWGVQVAWSGNHRTYAERMPNGRGVVGGGELLLPGEIRLNDGDSYTSPWLYASYGTGLDELSARFHAFVRTRVGYPTSPRPVVLNTWEAVYFDQNLDTLLALADRAAEVGVERFVLDDGWFHGRRDKSAGLGDWRIDDTMWPDGLDPLVQRVRALGMQFGLWFEPEMINPDSDAAREHPEWIMSPGYRLPPTARFQQVLDLANPEAFAHVLESMSGLVARYDIDFIKWDHNRDLVDAGHPGAGVAGVHDQTLAFYRLVDELRSRFPRLEIEACSSGGARADLEVLERSDRIWASDCIDALERQRIERWTGLTVPPELIGSHVGADTAHSTKRVHDISFRAGTAIFGSFGIEQNLSLASADEVERLTQWIALYKEMRGWMHRGTVVRGDHPDQAYWLRGVVSVDRDEALYSFVAMATSVQNPPGMVRLPGLDPERVYRVAPLAPGTGILTFNHHAAPAWWVDGIELSGLTLARVGLQAPALAPEHLALVHVTSITCTEG, from the coding sequence ATGTTGTCAGAGACCCCCCGTCTGTTCCATCTTTTGGCGGGCGGTGTCAGCGTGGTCATCGATGCGGGGGGCTTTGGGGTTCCCCAGATCGTGCACTGGGGAGCACCTCTCGATGGCGACACGGCGGCCGCACTCGAGCAGCTCGCCACGGCAGCACGGCCCCAGATCGTGTCCAATAGCATCGACGTCCACGTGCCGTTGGGCGTGCTCCCCGAGCAGGCCGCTGGGTGGGCCGGCACGCCGGGCATTTCCGGTCACCGCGACGGAGCCCACTTCACTCCGCTGCTGGCGCTTACCGCCGCATCCGTGGGTGGCTCGCCGGATGCCAGGTTCGCCGACCGCCGTTTCGTCGCCGACCTGGCCGATGTGGATGCGGGACTCGAGGTGGTGCTTGTCATCGAGCTGTCCGAGTCCGGGGTGCTGCGCTCCCGGGCCACCGTCACCGGTACCGGTGCCGGTGTGTACACCCTGGACGGCCTGCAATTGGCGCTGCCGGTGCCGCTGCATGCGCAGGAGATCCTCGACTTCACGGGCCGGCACGTGCGGGAAAGTAGCCCGCAACGGCACGCCTTCACCTTCGGCAGCCACGTGAACGAGGGCCGCCGCGGTCGTACCGGACACGACGCGTCACTGTTGTACGCGGTCGGCTCAACTGGCTTCGGCTTCCAGACCGGTGAGGTCTGGGGCGTGCAGGTGGCGTGGAGCGGAAACCACCGCACCTACGCCGAACGGATGCCGAACGGTCGCGGCGTGGTCGGCGGCGGCGAGTTACTGCTGCCCGGCGAGATCCGGCTGAACGACGGCGATTCCTATACCAGTCCGTGGCTCTACGCCTCCTACGGAACCGGACTCGACGAGCTCAGCGCCCGGTTCCACGCCTTCGTGCGCACCCGGGTGGGTTACCCCACATCACCCCGCCCGGTCGTGCTGAACACCTGGGAGGCCGTGTACTTCGATCAGAACCTCGACACCCTGCTGGCGCTTGCCGACCGGGCCGCCGAAGTGGGCGTGGAGCGCTTCGTGCTCGATGACGGCTGGTTCCACGGCCGCCGCGACAAGTCCGCCGGCCTCGGCGACTGGCGTATCGACGACACTATGTGGCCCGACGGGCTGGATCCGCTCGTGCAGCGGGTGCGTGCGCTGGGCATGCAGTTCGGACTGTGGTTCGAGCCCGAGATGATCAACCCCGATTCCGACGCGGCCCGCGAACACCCCGAATGGATCATGTCGCCCGGGTACCGGCTGCCGCCGACCGCGCGGTTCCAGCAGGTTCTCGACTTGGCCAACCCTGAAGCGTTCGCGCACGTGCTCGAGAGCATGAGCGGTCTAGTCGCCCGGTATGACATCGATTTCATCAAGTGGGACCACAACCGCGACCTGGTCGATGCGGGCCACCCGGGTGCCGGCGTCGCCGGTGTGCACGACCAGACCCTCGCCTTCTACCGGCTGGTCGACGAACTGCGCTCCAGGTTTCCCCGCCTGGAGATCGAAGCCTGCTCCTCTGGCGGCGCCCGCGCCGACCTTGAAGTTCTCGAACGAAGTGACCGCATCTGGGCCAGCGACTGCATTGACGCCCTCGAGCGGCAGCGGATCGAACGCTGGACTGGTCTCACCGTGCCGCCCGAACTCATCGGTTCGCACGTGGGTGCAGACACCGCGCACTCCACCAAGCGGGTGCATGACATCTCGTTCCGTGCCGGCACCGCCATCTTCGGCAGCTTCGGCATCGAGCAGAATCTCTCGCTCGCCAGCGCTGACGAGGTCGAACGGCTCACCCAGTGGATCGCGCTCTATAAAGAGATGCGCGGCTGGATGCACCGCGGCACCGTGGTGCGCGGCGACCACCCCGACCAGGCGTACTGGCTGCGCGGCGTTGTCTCCGTCGACCGCGACGAGGCGCTCTATTCCTTCGTGGCGATGGCCACCTCGGTGCAGAACCCGCCCGGGATGGTGCGCCTGCCCGGGCTGGACCCTGAACGCGTGTACCGGGTTGCGCCGTTGGCTCCTGGCACCGGCATCCTCACCTTCAACCACCACGCCGCCCCGGCCTGGTGGGTTGACGGCATCGAGCTGAGTGGACTGACCCTGGCCCGGGTGGGCCTGCAGGCGCCGGCACTCGCGCCCGAACATCTCGCCCTGGTGCACGTCACCTCGATCACTTGCACGGAAGGCTGA
- a CDS encoding carbohydrate ABC transporter permease — MTAPATTRRAASPARMPAPPRSKKNLFGLKRREAIAAWLFVAPALIGFIAFYLWPALSGLYYSFTDFDLLTAPEFIGLENYKRLLNDPLFWNALGTTSWYVLINIGLQTVLALGIAVLMQRLTQSMVVRGVVMLPYLIANVIAALVWFYMFDFQFGIVNEIIDGIGLDRVAFFGESEWAIPTVAFINVWRHMGYTALLIFAGLQAIPKDVYEAGAIDGGSELRMFRSITLPLLRPVLAMVLVVTVTGSFQIFDTIAVTTQGGPVNSTRVINYYIFDMAFNRFDFGYGSAMALALFVLLAVFTFVQLRLTRANKSDLG, encoded by the coding sequence ATGACTGCACCTGCCACCACTCGCCGGGCAGCCAGCCCGGCCCGGATGCCTGCGCCCCCGCGCTCGAAGAAGAATCTGTTCGGCCTGAAGCGACGGGAAGCGATCGCCGCCTGGCTGTTCGTGGCCCCCGCGCTCATCGGCTTCATCGCGTTCTACCTCTGGCCTGCACTGAGCGGGCTCTATTACAGCTTCACCGACTTCGACCTGCTCACCGCGCCCGAGTTCATCGGGCTGGAGAACTACAAGCGGCTACTCAACGACCCCCTGTTCTGGAACGCGCTCGGCACCACGAGCTGGTACGTCCTGATCAACATCGGCTTGCAGACTGTGCTCGCCCTGGGCATCGCGGTTCTCATGCAGCGGCTCACCCAGTCAATGGTGGTGCGCGGCGTCGTGATGCTGCCGTACCTGATCGCCAACGTGATCGCGGCGCTGGTCTGGTTCTACATGTTCGACTTTCAGTTCGGCATCGTGAACGAGATCATCGACGGCATCGGGCTTGACCGGGTCGCCTTCTTCGGTGAAAGCGAGTGGGCCATTCCGACCGTCGCCTTCATCAATGTCTGGCGGCACATGGGCTACACCGCGCTGCTGATCTTCGCCGGACTCCAGGCCATCCCCAAGGACGTCTACGAGGCTGGAGCCATCGACGGCGGCTCCGAGCTGCGGATGTTCCGCAGCATCACGCTTCCCCTGCTGCGGCCGGTGCTGGCGATGGTGCTCGTGGTCACTGTCACCGGGTCGTTCCAGATCTTCGACACCATCGCGGTTACCACGCAGGGCGGCCCGGTCAACTCAACCCGGGTGATCAACTACTACATCTTCGACATGGCCTTCAACCGATTCGATTTCGGTTACGGCTCGGCAATGGCGCTCGCGCTCTTCGTCTTGCTCGCCGTTTTCACCTTCGTGCAATTGCGCCTGACCCGCGCCAACAAATCCGACCTGGGATGA
- a CDS encoding carbohydrate ABC transporter permease, whose translation MTTIINAPAVTDPQELTRPRRPGRRAKPKFTVGRTLAWVALGGVMLITLIPFYWMLRTSFSTSTSLGSDPGSLLPVDFTFGAYERVLGLATPAEALAEGGSGASINFWAYLRNSLIVATVTTIGQVLFCSMAAYAFARLQWRGRDLVFSTFIAALMVPPIFTTIPNFVTIRELGLLNTYAGIILPTLLMTPFAIFFLRQFFLGISREVEEAAIIDGAGPLRRFFQVILPLGSAPIATLAILTYITSWNEYFWPQLVGREEEVRVLTVALGVFRSQTPQGGPDWAGLMAATLIAALPILIMFVFLGRRVINSIGYSGVK comes from the coding sequence ATGACAACGATTATCAACGCCCCGGCAGTCACCGACCCCCAAGAGCTGACCCGGCCCCGGCGCCCGGGCCGACGTGCCAAGCCCAAATTCACCGTGGGCCGGACCTTGGCCTGGGTAGCCCTCGGCGGGGTCATGCTCATCACTCTCATTCCGTTCTACTGGATGCTGCGCACCTCGTTCTCCACCTCCACCTCGCTAGGCAGCGACCCAGGTTCGCTACTGCCCGTGGACTTCACCTTCGGCGCCTACGAGCGAGTGCTGGGCCTGGCCACCCCAGCCGAGGCGCTCGCGGAAGGCGGCTCGGGCGCATCCATCAACTTCTGGGCCTACCTGCGCAATTCCCTGATCGTGGCCACCGTCACCACGATCGGCCAGGTGCTGTTCTGCTCGATGGCCGCGTACGCGTTCGCCCGTCTGCAGTGGCGCGGTCGTGACCTGGTGTTCTCCACCTTCATTGCCGCCCTTATGGTGCCGCCGATCTTCACCACCATCCCCAACTTCGTCACCATCCGCGAATTGGGCCTGCTCAACACCTACGCTGGCATCATCTTGCCGACGCTGTTGATGACCCCGTTCGCGATCTTCTTCCTGCGCCAGTTCTTCCTCGGCATCAGCCGGGAAGTAGAGGAGGCGGCGATCATCGATGGCGCGGGACCGCTGCGCCGGTTCTTCCAGGTGATCTTGCCGTTGGGTTCAGCGCCGATCGCGACCCTCGCCATCCTCACGTACATCACCTCGTGGAACGAGTATTTCTGGCCGCAGCTGGTGGGCCGGGAAGAAGAGGTGCGGGTTCTCACCGTCGCGCTCGGTGTCTTCAGGTCGCAGACCCCACAGGGTGGGCCGGACTGGGCTGGCCTGATGGCGGCGACCCTGATCGCTGCGCTGCCCATCCTCATCATGTTCGTCTTCCTCGGCCGCCGGGTGATCAATTCAATCGGCTACTCCGGCGTCAAATAG
- a CDS encoding sugar ABC transporter substrate-binding protein yields MKKTTRALALLAAMPLLALTACSGGGGSDAGADAKGSITYWLWDSNQQTAYQQCATDFEAANPGTSIKIEQYGYDDYFQTLTTSLVGGNAPDVITNHPSFFPQLASTGQLLALDDVVESEGIDFDDYQAGIPELWVGEDGDRYGMPKDWDTVATIYNEAYLTEGGLTPKSLANLDWNPEDGGTWEDTIAHLSIDKNGVRGDEAGYDPDNVEVYGLGLKSKSGIGAFGQTQWSMYALSAGWEYSDKNPFGTDFNYAADEYIDTIAWWRSLIEKGYMPSYQAASSGVGIKDAFGAGSYALVTDGSWNARSYYGFEGIDAGIAPLPTGPTGERVGVLNGLADSVLASTKNPELSKKWVGYMSTEACQDVVAAAAVVFPALNSSSEKAREAFSAAGIDVSVYFDAVAAGSTELAPIANHWVDVLAIMEPAVEQVLIFEAEPETLKEAAAEVDRLFAID; encoded by the coding sequence ATGAAGAAGACCACGAGAGCACTTGCGCTTCTCGCAGCAATGCCGCTGCTTGCTCTGACCGCCTGCTCGGGCGGCGGAGGCAGCGATGCCGGCGCAGATGCCAAAGGTTCGATCACCTACTGGCTCTGGGACTCCAACCAGCAGACCGCCTACCAGCAGTGCGCCACCGATTTCGAGGCGGCGAACCCTGGAACCAGCATCAAGATCGAGCAGTACGGGTACGACGACTACTTCCAGACGCTCACCACCAGCCTGGTCGGCGGCAATGCCCCCGACGTGATCACCAACCACCCGTCGTTCTTTCCGCAGTTGGCCAGCACCGGTCAGCTGCTCGCCCTCGACGACGTCGTAGAGAGCGAAGGCATCGACTTCGACGACTATCAGGCAGGCATCCCCGAGCTTTGGGTCGGTGAAGACGGCGACCGTTACGGTATGCCGAAGGACTGGGACACCGTCGCCACCATCTACAACGAGGCCTATCTCACCGAGGGGGGCCTCACCCCGAAGAGCCTGGCAAATCTGGATTGGAACCCTGAAGACGGCGGTACCTGGGAGGACACCATTGCGCACCTGTCAATCGACAAGAACGGCGTGCGCGGCGACGAGGCAGGCTACGACCCCGACAACGTCGAGGTGTACGGCCTCGGCCTCAAGTCGAAGTCGGGCATCGGCGCGTTCGGCCAGACTCAGTGGAGCATGTACGCGCTCAGCGCCGGCTGGGAGTACTCCGACAAGAACCCGTTCGGCACCGACTTCAACTACGCCGCCGACGAGTACATCGACACCATCGCCTGGTGGCGTTCGCTGATCGAGAAGGGCTACATGCCGAGCTACCAGGCCGCGTCCTCCGGCGTTGGCATCAAGGATGCCTTCGGCGCAGGCAGCTACGCGCTCGTCACCGACGGCAGCTGGAACGCCCGCAGCTACTACGGTTTCGAGGGCATCGACGCCGGAATCGCCCCGCTGCCGACCGGCCCCACAGGTGAGCGCGTCGGCGTGCTCAACGGCCTCGCCGACTCGGTGCTTGCCTCCACCAAGAACCCCGAGCTGTCCAAGAAGTGGGTGGGCTACATGTCCACCGAGGCCTGCCAGGACGTCGTCGCCGCGGCCGCGGTGGTCTTCCCGGCCCTGAACAGCTCGAGCGAGAAGGCACGTGAGGCCTTCAGCGCCGCCGGCATCGACGTCTCGGTCTACTTCGACGCCGTCGCCGCCGGGTCCACCGAACTCGCGCCGATCGCCAACCACTGGGTGGATGTGCTCGCGATCATGGAGCCCGCCGTGGAGCAGGTGCTCATCTTTGAAGCCGAACCCGAGACGCTCAAGGAGGCCGCGGCCGAGGTCGACAGGCTCTTCGCCATCGACTGA
- a CDS encoding SDR family oxidoreductase gives MGPDHQRHPARHLPGQSILDHPLPGTGTWFDREHRPAGRHQRHPAFEPYGAAKHGVVSLTRSVAKETAEQGIRINAVAPGAIETAALASLPAEAKAAYAAEIPMEHLGQPEDIANATAFLLSDQASFITGVVLRVDGGTEA, from the coding sequence CTGGGACCGGACCATCAACGTCACCCTGCGCGGCACCTTCCTGGCCAGTCAATCCTAGATCACCCACTTCCTGGAACAGGGACGTGGTTCGATCGTGAACATCGCCCCGCTGGCAGGCATCAGCGCCACCCCGCATTTGAACCCTATGGTGCCGCAAAGCACGGCGTGGTTTCCCTGACCCGCAGCGTAGCCAAGGAAACAGCCGAACAAGGCATCCGCATCAACGCCGTGGCCCCCGGTGCCATTGAAACCGCGGCGCTGGCTTCCCTGCCTGCCGAGGCCAAGGCCGCCTACGCCGCCGAGATCCCTATGGAGCATCTGGGCCAGCCCGAGGACATCGCCAACGCGACCGCTTTCCTCCTTTCTGACCAGGCCTCCTTCATCACCGGCGTCGTGCTGCGCGTGGACGGCGGAACCGAGGCCTAA
- a CDS encoding SDR family NAD(P)-dependent oxidoreductase, with translation MIVSDVNDEAGAETVALIEAAGGRAAYKHANVADAEEVDALVPFSLESFSRLDMAVNNAGVGATPKPVQDTTAADWDRTINVTLRGTFLASQS, from the coding sequence ATCATCGTCTCGGACGTCAACGACGAAGCCGGCGCCGAAACCGTGGCGCTCATAGAGGCCGCCGGAGGACGAGCGGCCTACAAGCACGCCAATGTCGCCGACGCCGAAGAGGTCGACGCGCTGGTTCCCTTCTCCCTGGAATCCTTCAGCCGTTTGGACATGGCGGTGAACAACGCCGGTGTCGGCGCGACGCCCAAGCCGGTCCAGGACACTACCGCCGCGGACTGGGACCGGACCATCAACGTCACCCTGCGCGGCACCTTCCTGGCCAGTCAATCCTAG
- a CDS encoding FUSC family protein codes for MIPSVIVSVLGGASASMGFGLAMGLGMAVTPVSKPRQAALLVIIGAALGGMASLAGSTPWAVAVLMFVSAVLSAATNKRSAGLLSLTPVMVILFGPGPINLTWWAAVLWILAGGVAGALITRLLKFQAPTLPVEKRTAWEHGIAVGLLCAAIMYWTLTNNIPHGYWVAVTVLMALRPLANQRRETLNGRLIGTFLGAMIALLAVLFLPVWGAVIVAVLCLFFLVWYSMGGAYLMQALALTPMLLIFASLGDVERGFELTIERVIFTVVGIAAAVLVALLLRRWESRREALSG; via the coding sequence ATGATTCCATCGGTCATCGTGAGCGTGCTCGGAGGGGCCTCGGCCAGCATGGGATTCGGACTGGCCATGGGCCTGGGGATGGCGGTCACTCCCGTGAGCAAGCCGCGCCAGGCAGCACTGCTGGTGATCATAGGTGCCGCACTGGGCGGGATGGCGTCCCTGGCGGGTTCAACACCCTGGGCCGTCGCGGTTCTCATGTTCGTCTCAGCAGTCCTCTCTGCAGCCACCAACAAGCGCTCAGCCGGACTGCTCTCGCTGACTCCGGTCATGGTTATCCTCTTTGGGCCCGGCCCGATCAACTTAACCTGGTGGGCCGCGGTGCTGTGGATTCTTGCCGGAGGGGTGGCCGGAGCCCTGATCACCCGCCTGCTCAAGTTCCAGGCCCCGACCCTTCCGGTGGAAAAGCGCACCGCGTGGGAACACGGGATCGCGGTGGGTCTGTTGTGTGCCGCGATCATGTACTGGACCTTGACCAACAACATCCCCCACGGGTACTGGGTCGCGGTGACCGTCCTGATGGCCCTGCGGCCGCTAGCCAATCAGCGGCGCGAGACCCTCAACGGACGCCTCATCGGCACCTTCCTGGGCGCAATGATCGCCTTGCTGGCGGTGTTGTTCCTGCCCGTCTGGGGCGCAGTCATAGTGGCTGTACTGTGCCTGTTCTTCCTTGTCTGGTATTCCATGGGCGGGGCATACCTCATGCAAGCACTGGCCTTAACGCCGATGCTGTTGATCTTCGCCTCCCTTGGCGATGTCGAGCGCGGATTCGAGCTGACCATTGAGCGAGTCATTTTCACGGTCGTTGGAATCGCCGCAGCAGTCTTGGTCGCCTTGTTGCTGCGGCGCTGGGAATCACGGCGCGAGGCCCTATCCGGATAG